From the Rhinatrema bivittatum chromosome 3, aRhiBiv1.1, whole genome shotgun sequence genome, one window contains:
- the BAG2 gene encoding BAG family molecular chaperone regulator 2, whose product MAQAKINAKAAAATAAAAATVPDAQGGGGGGASGGSRFLRSSSMAARSSHLLESLDELECRVEALRETASAMEQEKETLLEMIQSVQNCQDMRNISDGEREELILTANRLIGRTLTVEVSVETIRSPQQQEALKQATQIIDETAKKVLDDLENGRKRLISLHGACTSEAPAGPIDQKFQSIIIGCAIEDQKKIKRRLETLIRKIGNSEKSITLLDHQNQKLAVQQLCSKQK is encoded by the exons ATGGCCCAAGCCAAGATCAACGCCAAGGctgctgcagcaacagcagcagcagcggcgacGGTACCCGACGCCCAGGGGGGAGGAGGTGGCGGCGCCAGCGGCGGGAGCCGCTTCCTGCGCTCTTCCTCCATGGCCGCGCGCTCCAGCCACCTGCTGGAGAGTCTGGACGAGCTAGAGTGCAG GGTTGAAGCTCTACGTGAGACCGCATCAGCAATGGAACAAGAGAAAGAAACTCTCCTAGAAATGATCCAGAGTGTACAGAACTGCCAAGATATGAGGAACATCAGTGATG gagaaagagaagaactCATTTTAACAGCAAATCGTCTGATAGGTCGGACCCTTACTGTGGAGGTCTCTGTGGAAACCATTCGCAGCcctcagcagcaggaggccctTAAGCAGGCCACGCAGATAATTGACGAAACAGCCAAAAAAGTTCTAGATGATCTAGAAAATGGTAGGAAACGTCTCATCTCGCTTCATGGGGCATGTACATCCGAAGCGCCAGCAGGACCCATTGATCAGAAATTTCAGTCCATAATAATCGGGTGTGCTATTGAGGATCAGAAGAAAATCAAAAGGAGATTGGAAACTCTGATTAGAAAAATAGGCAACTCAGAAAAGTCAATCACATTGTTAGATCATCAGAATCAGAAATTGGCTGTTCAGCAGCTTTGCAGCAAACAAAAGTAG